A DNA window from Halomicrobium mukohataei DSM 12286 contains the following coding sequences:
- a CDS encoding class I adenylate-forming enzyme family protein, with protein sequence MVTLPEPEEWPVENPLPERSNDLLCERASATPDATALIDTDGGDTWTYAEFDSRVEAWRGGLATLVDEPAPRIGLVLPTGPAFATALFAIARRNGVAVPLNVREATETVARQATTAGVDAVLCSPATESTARAVAPPEATVCSIGEPSAGDVRRLEPTEPAGSPAEADAGTDRLVLFTSGTTGTPKGVRLTRGNLIASAVGSAHRLGVSASDRWLVCLPMYHMGGLAPLVRSTLYGTTTVLQRSFDPAETARVLGAASITGVSLVPTMLTRLLDEGWRPADGLRFVLLGGAPARPALIERCRDAEVPVYPTYGTTETASQITTATPSEAFDQPETVGRPLDGTTVTVLNDGDACRPGEVGELVVSGPTVTPGYLDESQTADAFDERGFRTGDLGYRDDDGRCFVVGRVDDMIVTGGENVRPARVARTIERLPAVETAAVVGVPDEEWGQRVAAAVVPVTDELTAPAVIEAVADDLADFAVPKTVTLVDALPRTQSGTVDRQQLRDLLGRSEND encoded by the coding sequence ATGGTGACGCTGCCCGAGCCCGAGGAGTGGCCAGTCGAGAACCCGCTCCCCGAACGGTCGAACGACCTATTGTGCGAGCGTGCCAGCGCGACCCCCGACGCGACGGCACTGATCGACACGGACGGCGGGGACACGTGGACCTACGCGGAGTTCGACAGCCGAGTCGAGGCGTGGCGTGGCGGGCTGGCGACGCTGGTCGACGAGCCAGCGCCCCGGATCGGGCTCGTACTCCCGACGGGACCGGCGTTCGCGACGGCGCTGTTCGCGATCGCCCGCCGGAACGGTGTCGCGGTGCCCCTGAACGTCCGCGAGGCGACCGAGACCGTCGCCCGCCAGGCCACCACGGCAGGTGTCGACGCGGTGCTCTGTTCGCCCGCCACCGAGTCGACGGCCCGTGCGGTCGCCCCTCCGGAGGCCACCGTCTGTTCGATCGGAGAGCCGTCGGCCGGAGACGTACGACGCCTCGAACCGACCGAGCCCGCCGGGTCGCCCGCCGAAGCAGACGCCGGTACCGACCGGCTCGTCCTCTTTACCTCCGGAACGACCGGCACGCCGAAGGGGGTCCGGCTGACGCGGGGGAACCTCATCGCCAGCGCCGTCGGCTCGGCCCACCGACTCGGCGTCTCTGCGAGCGACCGCTGGCTCGTCTGTCTGCCGATGTATCACATGGGCGGACTGGCTCCGCTCGTCCGCTCGACGCTGTACGGCACCACGACGGTGCTACAGCGGTCGTTCGACCCGGCCGAGACCGCACGCGTCCTCGGGGCGGCGTCGATCACCGGCGTCTCGCTGGTCCCGACGATGCTCACGCGGCTCCTCGACGAGGGGTGGCGGCCGGCCGACGGGCTCCGGTTCGTCCTGCTGGGCGGGGCTCCCGCACGGCCGGCGCTGATCGAGCGTTGCAGGGACGCCGAGGTGCCGGTGTACCCCACCTACGGAACGACGGAAACGGCGTCACAGATCACGACCGCGACGCCGTCAGAGGCCTTCGACCAGCCCGAGACCGTCGGGCGACCGCTGGACGGCACGACCGTCACCGTCCTGAACGACGGCGATGCGTGCCGGCCCGGTGAAGTGGGCGAGCTGGTCGTCTCGGGACCGACAGTGACGCCGGGCTACCTCGACGAGAGCCAGACGGCAGACGCCTTCGACGAGCGGGGGTTCCGGACGGGTGATCTGGGCTACCGCGACGACGACGGTCGCTGTTTCGTCGTCGGCCGCGTCGACGACATGATCGTGACGGGCGGCGAGAACGTCCGGCCGGCACGCGTCGCACGCACCATCGAGCGACTGCCGGCCGTCGAAACCGCGGCGGTCGTCGGCGTCCCGGACGAGGAGTGGGGCCAGCGCGTGGCCGCAGCAGTCGTCCCCGTGACGGACGAACTCACGGCCCCTGCGGTGATCGAGGCAGTCGCAGACGATCTCGCGGACTTCGCCGTCCCGAAGACCGTCACGCTGGTCGATGCGCTACCCAGGACACAGTCGGGGACGGTCGACAGACAGCAGCTGCGTGACCTGCTCGGCCGGTCGGAAAACGACTAG
- a CDS encoding mechanosensitive ion channel domain-containing protein: MQLDWPAIVRSLFSREAVTAVAISILVLGVLLAYLSWRYMHYFLSDAGIDEAVEGTAFERTAQRFGTSTVGLIATLVGISIYIGAMLLAGAVSQRFRDVSLWSPFVAYLPNLFVALFALMIGLIAGDKAKLSVGEKFRSIKLPEAELLPELVKYSIIFLAGLVALGQLGVATEALLILLAAYAFGLVFLGGLAFKQLLSAGAAGVYLVLSQPYSIGDEVRIQGQQGIVQEVDVFVTHIESEGEEYVVPNDQVFAGGIVRIRG, from the coding sequence ATGCAGTTGGACTGGCCGGCGATCGTCCGCAGTCTGTTCTCGCGTGAAGCCGTGACGGCGGTCGCGATCAGTATCCTCGTCCTCGGGGTGTTACTGGCGTATCTCTCGTGGCGGTACATGCACTACTTCCTCAGCGACGCCGGCATCGACGAGGCCGTCGAGGGGACGGCGTTCGAGCGGACGGCCCAGCGGTTCGGAACGTCGACCGTCGGGCTGATCGCCACCCTCGTCGGCATCTCGATCTACATCGGCGCGATGCTGCTCGCCGGGGCCGTCTCACAGCGGTTCCGGGACGTGTCGCTGTGGTCACCGTTCGTCGCCTACCTGCCGAATCTCTTCGTGGCGCTGTTTGCCCTCATGATCGGGCTCATCGCCGGAGACAAGGCGAAGCTCTCGGTCGGCGAGAAGTTCCGGAGCATCAAGCTACCGGAGGCGGAACTGCTCCCCGAACTGGTCAAGTACAGCATCATCTTTCTGGCCGGACTCGTCGCGCTCGGCCAGCTCGGGGTCGCGACGGAGGCGCTGTTGATCCTGCTCGCCGCCTACGCGTTCGGTCTCGTGTTCCTCGGTGGACTGGCGTTCAAACAGCTGCTGTCGGCCGGGGCTGCGGGCGTGTATCTCGTCCTCAGCCAGCCGTACAGCATCGGCGACGAGGTCCGCATCCAGGGCCAGCAGGGCATCGTCCAGGAGGTCGACGTCTTCGTCACCCATATCGAGAGCGAGGGCGAGGAGTACGTCGTCCCCAACGATCAGGTGTTCGCTGGCGGGATCGTCCGGATCCGCGGCTAG